GAAATTGATCCTGAGTTACCGATTGCTGTCACTCTGGACTTGCATTGTAACCTGACAGACAGGATGGTGCGGAACTGCACAACCCTGATCGGTTACAAGACCTATCCTCATGTTGATATGTATGAAGTGGGTATGCAGATTGGTCAGGCACTGCTGGATAGTATGGCGGGCAAGATTGATCCCGTTATGTCCTGGGGAAATGTTCCTGTTCTAAGCCAGACCCTGTGTCAGGGGACCGATGATGAACCAATGGCAACTTTGATCCGACTGTGTAAAGAAGCGGAGCAGGAAAAAGGCGTCATTGCCGCAACGGCCTTTGGCGGTTTTGCTCTGGCTGATATGAAAGATTCCGGTAACTCCGTCATTGTTGTCACCGATGGTGATCAGGTAAAGGCCGATGCTATTAGAGACCGGATTCTTGCCAAAGCTTGGGCACTTCGGGAGGATTTTGTCTACAAACACGCGCCGCTTGAAGAAAAGGTCGCCGAAGCCAAATCCATGACAGAGGGGCCAATTCTGTTGCTGGATCACGCGGATAACTGCGGGTCTGGTGCGACGCAGGATGTGATGACCGTGATTGCAGAAATCATGCGGCAGGGCTTGGAAGACGTCGCCGTTGGTGCGGTTTGGGACCCAGTTGCCGTACAGGAAATGCAAAAAGCCGGTGTGGGCAATACTGTGACGCTCAAACTTGGCGGTAAAACGGATATGCCGTCAATTAACGAGGTGGGCGAGCCGCTTGAAATTACTGGAACGGTTAAGGTCATCAGCAATGGTGAATGGACTGTCAGGGGGCCGATGTATACAGGTGTGAAAGTCTATATGGGACCAACCGCGGTTCTGGATACGGGCAACATGGAAATCGTGATTGTGTCCAATCACCACGAACCCTGGGATCAGGGAGTGTTTACGTCTGTTGGTATCCAGCCAGAGCACAAACGGTATGTGGTTCTGAAAAGCCGTATTCATTACCGGGCTGGGTTCGCTCCGATTGCAAAAGCAACTTTGCGTTTGGACGGGAAAGGGGTCACGACCTCGGATAACAAGCTGCTTGAATATAAGAATGTGCGCCGGCCGATTTATCCGCTGGATTTAATTAACGAGGCATGATGATGCAGGACGGGTTTGGCAATACTGTTTCAACGACGTCAGAAGGAACCATCGACGCGATTGATCGGTTTTCGAACAGTTTGATCGGGTATGGTACAGACTTCGCTGTTGTCTTTGAGCAGTCAGATGCGGACCCGGAATGTGCTGTTTTGGCTGCGTTGGCGACCCAGTTGGGGTTGTTCATGGAAAGCCCCGATCGCCTTGCAATAGCAGATAAGTATCTTACCCGCGCTGTCGAGGCCGCGCCCCGAGCCACCCTTCGTGAACAGCTTTTTGTTGAAGCGATGCTGGCCCATCGAAACGCCGATTATACAAAGGCAATCTCCTGCCACCGCAGGCTGGCCGCCGAATTTCCTGAAGATCTTTTGTCAGCTAAAATCGGGCAGACCCTTTATTTCAATCTTGGAAATGATGAAGGTATGCTGTGGCTTGCGGATCAAGTGCTGGACGCTCATCAGGGCAACGCCTATGTTCATGGGATGCGGGCCTTCGGACTTGAACAGATGAGCCGATTGGAAGAAGCCGAAGAAGAAGGACGAAGAGCCACCGAGATGAAACGGTGTGAGCCTTGGGCACATCACGCGGTTGCCCATGTGATGATCACTCAGGGACGTCTGGACGACGGTATTCAGTGGATGCAAACGCTCAGTGATGAATGGGGCGGATGTAATTCATTTATGTATACCCACAATTGGTGGCATCTGGCGCTTTTCCACTTGGAAAAAGAAGAATTTGATGAAGCTTTGGCTCTTTATGATCGCAGTGTCTGGGGCCGGGAAAAAACCTATAGTCAGGATCAGATAAACGCCATTTCCTTGTTATGGCGTCTAGAACTTGCCGGTGTCGATGTTGGTGATCGCTGGATGGATGTTGCCAATTATGTCGCCGATCGTAGTTTCAATAATGATCAGCCATTTTTGGATATGCAGTATATTTTCGCGCTGGCCCGCGGCGGAAAAGAAGAGGCGGTTACGGGGCTGCTGGCGGGCATGAATAAGCAAGCGAAAGAAGGTCCTGCAATGACCCGCACAGTCTGGAGGGATGTCGCTGTTCCTGCGGCTGAAGCGTTCGTCGCATATGCAAAAGGTGAGTTTGGTAAGGTGATCGATTTGCTGGGCCCCGCGCGTGTCAGAATGCAAAGCATCGGTGGGAGCCATGCTCAACGGGATTTATTCGAGCAGGTCTGGATTGATAGTCTTCTTAAAGTCAGGGACTTTGAAACCGTTATGCCATTGATCGAGAAACGCCTTGAATTCCGCCGTCCCGTGAAATTGGACCAAACCCTGATGATGAGAGCCAGAAACGCACAGTCTGCTTATTCTTGAGCTATTCGACCGTGTCAAAACGCTTGCGGTCAAAAACCTTCAAAACCTGAGACAGAGACTGTCCCCGCTTCAAGGTTCGGCCATTCTGAGCCTGAACGGAGTAGGCACCCTGTTTTTTTGCCAGTTTTGGCTCTTTAAAGATCCGATAGACAGGTTTTTCCGTGGTTCGGTGGAAAATGGCAAACACGCAAAGATGTTTCTCTTGGCCGATCGCATAATCCCGCCATTCTGATTTGGCGACCATTTGTCCGTAAACTTGAAGGATTTGAGCGAGTTCTCTTCGGTCAAAAAACACAGGAGGGGATGTCAATTGCGCTCTTGGGCCCGGCCGCTGGGTGGTCCCAGACCGGGCCTGATAGTGATCGTTGAAACTAACAACCTCGCTCATTGGCGCTCCTATCTTGCTTTAATTCGATTTTTCCTTAAATACACAGGTTCGTCAAGTATTGTGAGGCGAAATTCCGTATCTTTTCCTATATATAGGGGGGAGGTGCCAGTTATTGGAGGAAAGTCATACCATGGTAGACAAGATTGTAAAAAGTGATGCGGAATGGCGCGAACAACTCTCCAAAGAGCAATTTAAGGTTGCTCGTAAAAAGGGGACAGAACGCGCCTTTACTGGTATTTATCATGATAACAAGGAAGTTGGCATTTATGAGTGCCTTTGCTGCGGTGAGCCTCTGTTTTCATCTGAAACCAAATATGATTCCGGCACCGGTTGGCCCAGTTTCTGGCAGCCTTTAAATCCCGAAATGGTTGGGGAAGTTCCAGATCGCAGCCTTTTTATGCGCCGGACCGAAGTTGTTTGCAATAAATGCGATGCGCATCTGGGGCACGTTTTCCCGGATGGCCCTGCCCCAACAGGGCAACGATATTGCCTGAATTCGGCGGCGTTGGATTTCAAGAAAAAAGAAGATTAATCAGCCAGCCTGATTGAGCAGATCATCGGAGAAATGGCAGGCGGCCAAATGGTCGCTTTCCACTTTCCGCAGTTTGGGTGCTTCTTCCTTGCACCGATTTGTTGCCATCGGGCAGCGATCCTGAAAAGAACAGCCGATCCGTCTTTCAGTCTGACCTGTCACATTTCCAGAAAGCCGGATACGGTTTCTTTTATTGCCGGCTGCTGGTTTGGGCACTGCGTCCAGCAGGATCCGTGTGTAAGGGTGTGCGGGACGGGCAAACAAGTCTTCGGTCCGACCTTTTTCAACAATTGATCCCAAATACATGACAGCAACTTCGTCACATAGATATTCAACAACAGCCAGATCGTGACTGATGAACATATAGGTCACGCCGAAACTATCCTGAAGATCCCGCAGCAGGTTCAGGACCTGTGCCTGAACAGAAACGTCCAGCGCCGAGACCGGTTCATCCGCAACGATCAACGCAGGGCGCGTAATAAGAGCACGTGCAATCGCAATACGCTGGCGTTGTCCGCCGGAAAATTCATGGGGATATTTTTCTGTATCGGTGGCTTTCAGGCCAACCGACATCAAGACTTCCTTTACACGGTCGCTTTTTTCCTGAGTACTGAGCGGTGCAAGGGCGGCCAGTGGTTCCGCGACAATGCGGCCAACCGTGTGATGCGGGTCCAACGATCCATAAGGGTCCTGAAACACCATTTGAAAATGTTGGCGCATTGGTCGAAGTTCGTTGAAGTTTTTTCCAACAACCTCATCTCCAAGAATTTTAACCGATCCGGAATCGGTTTCTTCCAGAGCCATAACATTGCGCGCCAATGTTGATTTGCCGCAGCCACTTTCCCCCACAATGCCAAAGCTTTTACCTTCTTTTATCTGAAAGCTGACGCCGTTCAGGGCATAAACAAACCGTGGTTTGGCAAACAGGCTTTCTTTTGGTAGGGGGTAATGGCGGACCAGGTCGGTGACCTCAAGTACAGTTTTACTCATTGATACAGTCCTGTCGTTCTGGCCTGAATAGCTTGTTCCATGTTGTGACAAACGACCTTATGACCACTGCCCAGATCTGTTTCTGACGGAACAGTCATACCGCAGCCAGAGGATGCAATCGGGCAGCGATCGGTAAATGTGCAGCCTTTGGGAAGGTTGATCAGGTCTGGAACCGTGCCGGGAATGGTTGTTAATCGTTTTTGTCGCCCCATACCGATTTTTGGCATGGCTGCAAATAGTCCTTGAGTATAGGGGTGGGTCAATTCGTCAAAAATATTATCGGTTGTTCCGCTTTCAACAACCGTTCCCCCGTACATAACCATTACTTTTTGCGTATTTTCCGCAATAACCCCTAGATCATGGGATATGAGGATTAGGGCCATCCCCTCTTCAGCCACAAGGGTCTGTATAAGTTCGAGGATTTGATCCTGAATGGTCACATCCAGCGCTGTCGTTGGCTCATCCGCAATCAGGATGTCGGGGGAGCAGGACAGGGCCAGAGCAATCATAACCCGTTGGCGTTGACCACCAGAGAGCTGGTGAGGATGGTTGTGGATCCGCTCTGACGGGTTTGGAATGCCGACGCGATCCATAAGCCGCAAAGCTTCTTCAAAAGCTTCTGCTTTGGATAAACCGCGATGCAGCCTTAAGGGCTCCATGATCTGGCGCCCAACCGTATGAACCGGGTTCAGGGACGTCATGGGTTCCTGAAAAATCATC
This region of Sneathiella aquimaris genomic DNA includes:
- a CDS encoding M81 family metallopeptidase produces the protein MRILIAMMKHETNTFSPIVADWKRFQDWGAHLGEDALKAYEGTAMPMGAYIELARSIDAEIVTPVAAEAMPAGLVTKEAYNNLVEPILEAVRNGVDAAMLDLHGAMVSEVTPDGEGTLLERIREIDPELPIAVTLDLHCNLTDRMVRNCTTLIGYKTYPHVDMYEVGMQIGQALLDSMAGKIDPVMSWGNVPVLSQTLCQGTDDEPMATLIRLCKEAEQEKGVIAATAFGGFALADMKDSGNSVIVVTDGDQVKADAIRDRILAKAWALREDFVYKHAPLEEKVAEAKSMTEGPILLLDHADNCGSGATQDVMTVIAEIMRQGLEDVAVGAVWDPVAVQEMQKAGVGNTVTLKLGGKTDMPSINEVGEPLEITGTVKVISNGEWTVRGPMYTGVKVYMGPTAVLDTGNMEIVIVSNHHEPWDQGVFTSVGIQPEHKRYVVLKSRIHYRAGFAPIAKATLRLDGKGVTTSDNKLLEYKNVRRPIYPLDLINEA
- a CDS encoding tetratricopeptide repeat protein — translated: MMMQDGFGNTVSTTSEGTIDAIDRFSNSLIGYGTDFAVVFEQSDADPECAVLAALATQLGLFMESPDRLAIADKYLTRAVEAAPRATLREQLFVEAMLAHRNADYTKAISCHRRLAAEFPEDLLSAKIGQTLYFNLGNDEGMLWLADQVLDAHQGNAYVHGMRAFGLEQMSRLEEAEEEGRRATEMKRCEPWAHHAVAHVMITQGRLDDGIQWMQTLSDEWGGCNSFMYTHNWWHLALFHLEKEEFDEALALYDRSVWGREKTYSQDQINAISLLWRLELAGVDVGDRWMDVANYVADRSFNNDQPFLDMQYIFALARGGKEEAVTGLLAGMNKQAKEGPAMTRTVWRDVAVPAAEAFVAYAKGEFGKVIDLLGPARVRMQSIGGSHAQRDLFEQVWIDSLLKVRDFETVMPLIEKRLEFRRPVKLDQTLMMRARNAQSAYS
- a CDS encoding DUF2794 domain-containing protein — protein: MSEVVSFNDHYQARSGTTQRPGPRAQLTSPPVFFDRRELAQILQVYGQMVAKSEWRDYAIGQEKHLCVFAIFHRTTEKPVYRIFKEPKLAKKQGAYSVQAQNGRTLKRGQSLSQVLKVFDRKRFDTVE
- the msrB gene encoding peptide-methionine (R)-S-oxide reductase MsrB, with the protein product MVDKIVKSDAEWREQLSKEQFKVARKKGTERAFTGIYHDNKEVGIYECLCCGEPLFSSETKYDSGTGWPSFWQPLNPEMVGEVPDRSLFMRRTEVVCNKCDAHLGHVFPDGPAPTGQRYCLNSAALDFKKKED
- a CDS encoding ABC transporter ATP-binding protein, whose protein sequence is MSKTVLEVTDLVRHYPLPKESLFAKPRFVYALNGVSFQIKEGKSFGIVGESGCGKSTLARNVMALEETDSGSVKILGDEVVGKNFNELRPMRQHFQMVFQDPYGSLDPHHTVGRIVAEPLAALAPLSTQEKSDRVKEVLMSVGLKATDTEKYPHEFSGGQRQRIAIARALITRPALIVADEPVSALDVSVQAQVLNLLRDLQDSFGVTYMFISHDLAVVEYLCDEVAVMYLGSIVEKGRTEDLFARPAHPYTRILLDAVPKPAAGNKRNRIRLSGNVTGQTERRIGCSFQDRCPMATNRCKEEAPKLRKVESDHLAACHFSDDLLNQAG
- a CDS encoding ABC transporter ATP-binding protein yields the protein MSLLDVRNLTVMLNTASGLAPAVRNLNIHLEKGETLGIVGESGCGKSMTALALMGLLPENAVTTGELLLNGENLLQKSEKQMCHIRGNQMAMIFQEPMTSLNPVHTVGRQIMEPLRLHRGLSKAEAFEEALRLMDRVGIPNPSERIHNHPHQLSGGQRQRVMIALALSCSPDILIADEPTTALDVTIQDQILELIQTLVAEEGMALILISHDLGVIAENTQKVMVMYGGTVVESGTTDNIFDELTHPYTQGLFAAMPKIGMGRQKRLTTIPGTVPDLINLPKGCTFTDRCPIASSGCGMTVPSETDLGSGHKVVCHNMEQAIQARTTGLYQ